A part of Neoarius graeffei isolate fNeoGra1 chromosome 8, fNeoGra1.pri, whole genome shotgun sequence genomic DNA contains:
- the wfs1b gene encoding wolframin → MDPFPPGSPPSSPTDSISLASLVSGHAPRTASSFTTPGPSSRVSPPSRPASQTGRSQLNAASDVSEGRPTGESSSPAGDIPEEMDMEELKQRAKNGDSKAQTEVGRYYLRLSEHEDEEVNGVTAVTWLLQAAKHGRRDAVKLLQFCLHERKGITAENREEVCSLVSESRFERAVRKAALCMYWKLNPDRKRKVTTSELLENISNYNTEADGAPNSTFSSPAQKQRKVLKRLVSTNGTQYIGVEDFVENTKRYAQGISPSPALDEAVVNDDDDDDDEPVKNPDELPLHQKILKFPLHAVTEVKEVLIDWASRAGMQWISALIPTHHVNTLIFFFIISNLTLDFFLLVIPLVIFYLSFFSMIICTLRVFQNTKAWENFKTMTAMLAHYEPGLDLEQAESNFTWTHLEPHLYFLVSALFLILSFPVADKSWLPCSELATVAVFFTISSYLSLRPAAQHHAKRALLAQVASAICSFTSELLGGRVGQLVGGSWFSVPICDWLVLHMGVPCILYLYLLYLCVCMGTARGWQGSYSMLLPYLLCFTWCELSVTFLHASTALGLMRTAVGYFLFFFALPVLSLVLAAALLVQLIQWFLALELAKMVLTACVCVVPVLLRWWTRFSVSPLAVIRSLRRSSMVKLILVWISALLLFSWFYVYRSEGMKVYNSTLSWQQYSEMCGPRAWKERNMAHTQILCSHLEGHRVTWEGRFKYVRVTEIENGAQAVVNLLPGIVADWVRCLYGEEYPVCDGTQPEPPLCKLRAFANHKCHVKRFDRYKFEVTMGMPLQDKKGKWLQETDDATKDIVLRASNEFRGVLLALGAGSVVEFSTVLEGRLGSKWPVFELKALHCRTCTSPLIPTRRQVKIEQDWRVNARNAFAFAFNFLFHPLLTAEVEDATPTEHPE, encoded by the exons ATGGACCCATTTCCTCCTGGATCTCCACCTTCTTCTCCTACCGATTCCATCTCTCTCGCATCTCTCGTGTCTGGACACGCCCCTCGCACAGCTTCCTCCTTTACAACACCAGGCCCTTCCTCTCGGGTGTCTCCGCCCTCTCGCCCAGCCTCACAAACGGGTCGCTCTCAGCTAAATGCAGCTAGCGATGTGTCTGAAGGCAGGCCCACAGGTGAATCTTCATCTCCTGCAG gAGACATTCCAGAGGAGATGGACATGGAGGAACTTAAGCAGAGGGCTAAGAATGGAGATTCCAAAGCACAGACTGAG GTTGGCAGGTATTACTTACGACTGTCTGAGCACGAGGATGAAGAAGTGAATGGCGTCACTGCGGTAACTTGGCTTTTACAAGCAGCAAAACATGGAAGGAGGGATGCTGTGAAACTTCTGCAgttttgcttgcatgaaagaaaaG GCATCACGGCCGAAAATAGAGAGGAGGTGTGTTCCTTGGTATCGGAGTCCCGTTTTGAACGTGCTGTGAGGAAAGCGGCTCTGTGTATGTACTGGAAACTCAATCCAGACAGAAAAAGAAAGGTCACTACCTCAGAACTACTGGAAAACATTAGCAACTACAACACTGAAGCAG ATGGTGCCCCAAACAGCACATTCTCAAGTCCAGCTCAGAAACAGAGGAAGGTCTTAAAACGCCTTGTCTCCACCAATG GGACTCAGTATATTGGTGTTGAGGATTTTGTTGAAAATACCAAGCGTTATGCACAAGGTATCTCGCCATCACCAGCTCTTGATGAAGCAGTAGTTAATGAcgacgacgatgatgatgatgaacctGTGAAGAACCCAGATGAGTTACCTTTGCATCAGAAG ATACTGAAGTTTCCCCTCCATGCTGTGACCGAGGTAAAGGAGGTGTTGATTGACTGGGCTTcccgtgctggaatgcagtggatcAGCGCCCTTATCCCGACTCATCACGTCAACACTCTTattttcttcttcatcatctcCAACCTTACTCTGGACTTCTTCCTTCTTGTCATTCCCCTTGTCATCTTCTACCTCTCCTTCTTCTCAATGATCATCTGCACATTGAGGGTTTTCCAGAACACCAAAGCATGGGAGAACTTCAAGACCATGACAGCAATGCTCGCTCATTACGAACCAGGATTGGACCTTGAGCAAGCAGAGTCCAACTTTACCTGGACTCATCTGGAGCCTCACCTGTACTTCCTGGTCTCTGCACTTTTCCTTATACTCTCATTCCCTGTGGCAGATAAGTCCTGGCTGCCTTGCTCCGAACTGGCCACGGTGGCTGTCTTCTTCACTATAAGCAGCTATCTGAGCCTGCGTCCAGCCGCACAGCATCATGCTAAGCGAGCCCTCCTTGCACAAGTTGCCTCTGCAATTTGCTCCTTCACCAGCGAGCTGCTTGGGGGTAGGGTGGGCCAACTTGTAGGAGGGTCGTGGTTTAGCGTGCCAATCTGTGATTGGTTGGTGTTGCACATGGGTGTGCCTTGCATCCTGTACCTTTACCTCCTGTACTTGTGTGTCTGCATGGGCACAGCACGAGGCTGGCAAGGGTCATACAGCATGCTTCTTCCCTACCTGCTCTGTTTCACTTGGTGCGAGTTGTCTGTCACGTTTCTGCATGCATCCACTGCACTCGGACTCATGCGCACAGCTGTGGGCtacttccttttcttctttgccCTGCCTGTACTTTCGCTAGTgctggcagctgcactgctggtgCAGCTAATACAATGGTTCCTCGCTCTGGAGCTGGCCAAGATGGTCCTGACAGCGTGCGTTTGTGTGGTACCTGTTTTGTTGAGGTGGTGGACTCGCTTCAGTGTGTCGCCCCTTGCTGTGATTCGATCTCTGAGACGCAGCAGCATGGTTAAACTGATCTTGGTTTGGATCTCTGCTTTGCTGCTCTTCAGCTGGTTCTACGTGTACCGTTCTGAGGGCATGAAGGTTTATAACTCTACTCTTTCCTGGCAGCAGTACAGCGAGATGTGTGGCCCTCGTGCCTGGAAGGAACGCAACATGGCACACACCCAGATCCTTTGTAGTCATCTTGAGGGCCATCGTGTCACCTGGGAAGGTCGTTTTAAATATGTCCGCGTGACGGAGATTGAAAACGGAGCACAAGCAGTTGTCAACCTCTTGCCTGGCATCGTAGCAGACTGGGTCCGGTGCCTTTACGGAGAGGAGTACCCAGTCTGCGATGGCACCCAACCAGAGCCACCTCTTTGCAAACTCAGAGCATTTGCAAATCACAAGTGTCACGTGAAACGTTTTGACCGCTACAAATTTGAAGTGACTATGGGTATGCCACTTCAGGATAAGAAGGGCAAATGGTTGCAAGAAACTGATGATGCAACCAAAGACATAGTGCTGCGGGCAAGTAACGAATTCCGTGGCGTGCTGTTGGCACTCGGTGCGGGCAGTGTTGTGGAATTCAGTACTGTTCTGGAGGGCAGGCTGGGTAGCAAGTGGCCAGTGTTTGAGCTGAAAGCCCTTCACTGTAGGACTTGTACCTCACCTTTGATACCTACAAGACGGCAAGTCAAGATAGAGCAGGACTGGAGGGTTAATGCCCGTAATGCATTTGCCTTTGCATTTAACTTCCTTTTCCATCCACTGCTCACTGCTGAAGTAGAAGACGCTACACCTACAGAACATCCAGAGTGA